The following proteins are encoded in a genomic region of Cyclonatronum proteinivorum:
- a CDS encoding DMT family transporter — protein sequence MHTDQPPVSRLVLLLGLGMTTFAFAPILVRFAGDTDPVFLATIRTVSAALMLLPFWLRMRMRDAQSGTEVRAWSRADNLTAVAAGFFLALHFVLWFASLSFTSVASASVLVTIHPIILIVVESATGSGRFGRLTWFGVFVAFSGSVLLGVMDTDPAATYSNPVLGNALAVGAAVMFVFYLLLSRKLRAKGGWLDFVFRVYAGTAAGCLLILLIMRPSTDATLMAWVCGLALALGPQILGHGSLNYSVKYVAPTLLSTLILVEPVFAIVLAGFLFSEIPSFAESAAMMVIMTGVGLSWVGGSATPKIKGQ from the coding sequence TTGCACACCGACCAACCGCCGGTATCCCGCCTCGTCCTTTTACTTGGACTGGGCATGACGACCTTTGCTTTTGCGCCCATCCTCGTGCGTTTTGCCGGGGATACGGATCCGGTGTTTTTAGCCACCATCCGGACCGTTTCGGCAGCGCTCATGCTGCTGCCTTTCTGGCTGCGGATGCGCATGCGGGACGCGCAGTCAGGTACGGAAGTCCGTGCATGGAGCCGCGCCGATAACCTGACGGCTGTTGCGGCAGGCTTTTTCCTGGCGCTGCATTTCGTGCTGTGGTTTGCCTCGCTTTCCTTCACTTCTGTAGCATCGGCCTCGGTGCTTGTCACCATCCATCCCATTATTCTCATTGTTGTGGAATCCGCTACGGGCAGCGGGCGCTTCGGGCGGCTGACCTGGTTCGGGGTTTTTGTGGCATTCAGCGGATCTGTGCTGCTCGGTGTGATGGATACGGACCCGGCAGCGACCTACAGCAACCCGGTGCTGGGCAACGCGCTTGCCGTGGGCGCGGCGGTTATGTTTGTGTTTTATCTGCTGCTGAGCCGGAAGCTGCGCGCCAAAGGCGGATGGCTGGATTTTGTGTTTCGGGTTTATGCCGGCACAGCGGCAGGCTGCCTGCTCATCCTGCTCATCATGAGGCCATCAACCGATGCGACCCTGATGGCCTGGGTTTGCGGCCTTGCGCTGGCCCTGGGACCGCAGATTCTGGGGCATGGTTCGCTGAACTACAGCGTGAAATATGTGGCCCCGACCCTGCTCTCTACCCTCATCTTAGTGGAGCCTGTTTTTGCGATTGTGCTGGCGGGATTCCTGTTTAGCGAAATCCCAAGCTTCGCAGAATCGGCAGCAATGATGGTCATAATGACAGGGGTGGGACTGTCCTGGGTTGGTGGAAGCGCTACCCCGAAAATTAAAGGGCAGTAA
- a CDS encoding gamma-glutamylcyclotransferase family protein has translation MKHLVFVYGTLKKGYHNHHLLDGADFVGVSEVMGYELWDLGPYPGIRPAAEAGSAVQVEIYAVDVLTLSLLDGLEGFIAADNPDNYYDRVLTRDKQRRQGWIYVLRESVLHTFQLTKKARKVQDGRY, from the coding sequence ATGAAACACCTTGTTTTTGTTTACGGCACCCTCAAAAAAGGCTATCACAATCATCACCTGCTTGATGGAGCTGATTTTGTGGGCGTTTCTGAGGTGATGGGATATGAACTCTGGGATCTCGGACCTTATCCGGGCATCAGGCCAGCGGCAGAGGCCGGCTCAGCGGTGCAGGTTGAGATTTACGCCGTTGATGTGCTCACCCTGTCTTTGCTTGATGGTCTGGAGGGCTTTATCGCTGCGGACAATCCGGATAACTACTATGACCGTGTGCTCACCCGGGATAAACAGCGCAGGCAGGGGTGGATCTATGTGCTTAGAGAAAGCGTATTGCACACTTTTCAGCTCACGAAAAAAGCCCGAAAAGTTCAGGATGGCAGGTACTGA
- a CDS encoding DUF4293 family protein, with product MIQRIQTVYLALAILLNILFFFTPLYNEARFDPSGWLLPFLTAATAFAALISLYSIFLYKKRERQIQVVSYACLFQVIAMGSAGGVFMSMGRLGYDMVPELLGVIMLLVALTLQFLAIKGIKKDSALIRSIDRIR from the coding sequence GTGATTCAGCGCATTCAAACGGTGTATCTGGCACTGGCCATTTTACTCAACATCCTTTTTTTCTTCACACCTTTATATAATGAGGCCCGGTTTGATCCCAGCGGATGGCTGCTCCCCTTCCTGACTGCAGCTACGGCCTTTGCAGCCTTAATTTCGCTCTACAGCATTTTCCTCTACAAAAAGCGGGAGCGGCAGATACAGGTGGTGTCTTACGCCTGTCTGTTTCAGGTTATCGCGATGGGCTCGGCAGGGGGCGTATTTATGAGCATGGGCAGACTCGGCTACGATATGGTGCCGGAGCTTTTGGGGGTTATTATGCTGCTTGTTGCCCTAACGCTTCAGTTTTTGGCCATCAAAGGCATTAAAAAAGACAGCGCGCTGATACGATCGATAGATAGAATCCGGTAG
- the cutA gene encoding divalent-cation tolerance protein CutA, with translation MEDKFVMLYVTTANVSEAQSIARTLLVHKLIACANILPRVQSLYRMDGVITEDEEAIMLVKTLESKLEEVENRITELHSYTVPCILQISTIRGNDAYINWIHSEITGDTPKPLNLSP, from the coding sequence ATGGAAGACAAGTTTGTAATGCTGTATGTAACCACAGCCAATGTTAGCGAAGCACAGAGTATCGCAAGAACACTCCTGGTTCACAAGCTGATTGCCTGTGCCAACATCCTGCCCAGGGTACAGTCCCTGTACCGCATGGATGGCGTCATTACAGAGGATGAGGAAGCCATTATGCTGGTGAAGACCCTCGAAAGTAAGCTTGAAGAGGTTGAAAACAGAATCACGGAGCTACACAGCTATACGGTACCCTGTATTCTTCAAATCAGCACCATAAGGGGCAATGACGCCTATATCAACTGGATACACAGCGAGATTACGGGCGACACACCTAAACCGCTCAATCTCAGCCCCTGA
- a CDS encoding MltF family protein has product MKQALSHESVILRNKRRFLIPAFAVTGVVGLMLLSFSTPKTEEVAEVEEADDDRILNVSVQEPVERDFDAIREEGVLRMITRFNSSSYFLHRGEERGFEFEFARRFAEQNNLRLEVVIAGNNEEPIDLLNAGRGDLIAANYSITDARMQYISFSEPYNIVDQVLVLRAGEHVPYSLGELEDAVISVRRGSSYVKTLKRLKAEYGYSFTIDILPEMWDTEAIMFAIADGEFDMTIADANLFQAASNYISGIASGPVISGDEQIAWGVRRNAPQLVEQMNRYILGHFSISDADMLPRRSSFMNVLRQRYFDNRPANYTVRNYGMHRVTGYEGLFSPYDRLVQPLAEEYGVDWKLVLAVMAQESRFDPYAKSRMGAIGLMQIIPRFSPFEEHELWDPETNIREGLRYLRKHLDHYSYMEEDNRLAFALATYNAGMGHMADARRLTVDRNRDPNNWDDVAQSLLLLMQPRFFSQARFGFVRGTEPVNYVTEIKRRHTMYQNMALFASEDPILQRRDSSLTFIP; this is encoded by the coding sequence ATGAAACAAGCGTTATCTCACGAATCTGTAATCCTGCGCAACAAGCGCAGATTTCTGATCCCTGCTTTTGCAGTTACGGGCGTAGTTGGTCTCATGCTGCTCAGCTTCAGTACTCCCAAGACCGAGGAAGTAGCCGAAGTTGAAGAAGCGGATGATGATCGGATTCTTAACGTTAGTGTACAAGAGCCCGTTGAACGGGATTTTGACGCCATCCGTGAGGAAGGTGTACTTCGTATGATTACCCGCTTTAATTCCAGCTCCTATTTCCTGCACAGGGGAGAAGAGCGCGGGTTCGAGTTTGAGTTTGCCCGCAGGTTCGCGGAGCAAAATAATTTGCGCCTTGAAGTTGTAATTGCCGGCAATAATGAAGAGCCGATTGATCTGCTGAATGCAGGGCGCGGTGACCTCATCGCTGCCAATTACAGCATTACTGATGCTCGCATGCAGTATATCAGTTTTTCTGAGCCTTATAATATCGTTGATCAGGTGCTGGTGTTGCGCGCCGGCGAGCATGTTCCCTACAGCCTCGGCGAGCTCGAGGATGCTGTTATCAGCGTCCGTCGCGGCAGCTCCTATGTCAAAACGCTCAAGCGGCTCAAAGCAGAATACGGCTACAGCTTCACCATCGACATCCTGCCCGAAATGTGGGATACGGAAGCGATTATGTTCGCCATAGCCGACGGGGAGTTTGATATGACCATAGCTGATGCGAATCTGTTTCAGGCCGCATCCAACTATATCTCCGGCATTGCTTCCGGACCGGTTATTTCCGGTGATGAGCAGATTGCCTGGGGCGTGCGGAGAAATGCGCCGCAGCTTGTGGAACAGATGAACCGCTACATCCTGGGGCATTTTTCGATCAGTGATGCGGATATGCTGCCCCGCCGCTCTTCTTTTATGAACGTGCTGCGTCAGCGGTACTTCGATAACAGACCGGCCAACTACACGGTGCGCAACTACGGCATGCACCGGGTTACCGGCTACGAAGGCCTGTTTTCGCCCTACGACAGGCTGGTGCAGCCGCTTGCCGAAGAGTACGGCGTTGACTGGAAGCTTGTGCTTGCCGTAATGGCGCAGGAATCCCGTTTTGATCCCTACGCGAAAAGCCGCATGGGAGCCATTGGCCTGATGCAGATCATCCCGCGCTTTTCCCCTTTTGAAGAGCACGAGCTGTGGGATCCGGAAACCAATATCCGTGAAGGGCTTCGCTACCTGCGCAAGCACCTCGATCATTACAGCTATATGGAAGAGGATAACCGCCTGGCTTTTGCCCTGGCAACCTACAATGCCGGTATGGGACACATGGCCGATGCCCGCAGGCTCACGGTTGACCGCAACCGCGATCCCAATAACTGGGATGATGTGGCACAGTCACTGCTGTTGCTGATGCAGCCCCGCTTTTTTAGTCAGGCACGATTCGGATTTGTGCGCGGCACGGAACCGGTTAACTATGTGACCGAAATCAAGCGCCGTCATACCATGTATCAGAACATGGCGCTATTTGCCAGCGAGGATCCCATCCTGCAGCGCCGCGACAGCAGCCTGACGTTCATTCCTTAA
- a CDS encoding M28 family peptidase: MPAKTFSAFTLPLLLLGFIFSDGWLPKPEAPQSRNEAPQSAYAATATATPAQDQEPDNSGFFSFRELITAELLHKHLSVIAGDSLMGRGTGQQGIDMAADYLAYWLEQYEVTPLGDEGGWFQHFDLKAMRTSEIRYALHQVSQTDTLLVWDDSASRFAPSSFFNEFGGEVDLEGQVVFGGLGFNAPEAGIAHLDGIEVRGNWVVLFRELHPDVETEDEALLEALMQQRASDLLFRQGARGLLLIDESDPEAFEAEAMRRSQLIGKPSGIRLPDRGGRTGFALGVKSVSPDMVNLLLGFTDFSEAEALHRELSADLTLNRSFATDLRLSATAVREEAVLPSRNVLGFVEGCHPELKNEVVVLSAHYDHMGIGQPNDTGDMIYNGADDNGSGTVTTLAIAKAAQQAKEAGYCLDRSLLFLFVTAEEHGLLGSRYYSDNPVIPIAQTVANFNLDMFGRIDYEYEDTGKDYIYIIGAEIISSDLNRLLQQANAQTENLILDMRYNDLDDRNQFYRRSDHWNFGRLGVPFIFFFSGLHDDYHEPSDTVDKIPFDLLEKRARLIFSTLVEVANSPVRPVVDNQAFIERTRQ, from the coding sequence ATGCCCGCCAAAACCTTTTCAGCTTTCACCCTGCCGCTGCTGCTGTTGGGTTTCATTTTTAGCGATGGATGGCTTCCCAAGCCTGAAGCCCCGCAGTCCCGGAACGAAGCCCCGCAAAGCGCATACGCCGCCACAGCCACTGCCACACCTGCACAGGATCAGGAGCCTGACAACAGCGGCTTTTTCAGTTTCAGGGAGCTGATTACCGCCGAGCTGTTGCACAAGCACCTGAGCGTTATCGCCGGCGACAGCCTGATGGGGCGCGGAACCGGGCAGCAGGGCATCGACATGGCCGCCGATTACCTGGCCTACTGGCTCGAACAGTACGAAGTGACCCCGCTGGGCGATGAAGGCGGCTGGTTTCAGCACTTTGACCTGAAAGCCATGCGCACCAGCGAAATCCGCTACGCGCTGCATCAGGTCAGCCAAACGGACACCCTGCTCGTTTGGGACGACAGCGCCTCACGCTTTGCGCCCTCCTCCTTTTTTAATGAATTCGGCGGGGAAGTCGATCTCGAAGGGCAGGTCGTTTTCGGGGGGCTAGGCTTTAATGCGCCCGAAGCCGGCATTGCGCATCTCGACGGTATTGAAGTGCGCGGCAACTGGGTCGTCCTTTTCCGCGAACTGCACCCGGATGTTGAAACAGAAGATGAAGCCCTTCTCGAAGCCCTGATGCAGCAGCGGGCCTCCGATCTGCTTTTCCGTCAGGGCGCGCGCGGCCTCCTACTCATCGATGAATCAGACCCGGAGGCTTTCGAAGCAGAAGCCATGCGCCGCAGTCAGCTGATCGGGAAACCCTCCGGCATTCGCCTGCCGGACCGTGGCGGTCGTACCGGCTTTGCCCTGGGCGTGAAAAGCGTGAGCCCCGACATGGTAAACCTGCTGCTCGGCTTTACCGACTTCAGCGAAGCCGAAGCCCTGCATCGCGAACTTTCTGCGGACCTCACCCTCAACCGAAGTTTTGCCACGGACCTCCGCCTCAGCGCCACTGCGGTTCGGGAAGAAGCCGTGCTACCATCCCGCAATGTGCTCGGTTTTGTGGAGGGCTGCCATCCGGAACTGAAAAACGAAGTTGTGGTGCTCTCTGCGCATTACGATCACATGGGCATTGGTCAGCCCAATGACACCGGCGATATGATTTACAACGGGGCCGACGATAACGGCAGCGGCACTGTAACGACCCTCGCCATTGCCAAAGCCGCGCAACAGGCCAAAGAAGCCGGATACTGCCTCGACCGCAGCCTGCTCTTTTTATTTGTGACCGCTGAAGAACACGGCCTGCTCGGCAGCCGCTACTACTCGGATAACCCCGTCATCCCGATTGCGCAAACCGTAGCCAACTTCAACCTCGATATGTTCGGGCGCATCGACTACGAATATGAAGACACCGGCAAAGACTACATCTATATAATAGGGGCCGAAATAATCTCAAGTGACCTCAACCGGCTGCTGCAGCAGGCCAACGCGCAAACGGAAAACCTCATCCTCGACATGCGCTATAACGACCTCGACGACCGCAATCAGTTTTACCGCCGCAGCGATCACTGGAACTTCGGGCGGCTTGGTGTCCCCTTCATCTTTTTCTTCTCAGGCCTGCACGACGACTATCACGAGCCCTCCGATACCGTTGACAAAATCCCCTTTGATCTGCTCGAAAAAAGAGCCCGCCTGATTTTTTCCACTTTGGTGGAAGTCGCCAACTCACCCGTGCGGCCCGTAGTGGACAATCAGGCATTTATCGAGCGAACGCGACAATAA
- a CDS encoding segregation and condensation protein A: MYRVALQNFEGPLDLLLFFIKRDELDIKDIPIARITDQFMAYLNVLDELDLEVASEFILMAGTLMSIKARMLLPRPEFEEDELTEEDPRYELIQSLLEYKRYKEMGEEFRTFESEASQEYFRGNLTPDQVSAPQSGEALRDVTMIDLMAAIKEVFLRKNMDEPIHSVETPETSIEEMGERILLHLHRHGRTSFITLCEDAQSPMFVVVTFLSVLEMVKEGLLHLFISEENQFDFYVDVPRIDAGNNYQQMLELT; the protein is encoded by the coding sequence TTGTACCGTGTAGCCCTCCAGAACTTTGAAGGTCCGCTTGATCTGCTGCTTTTCTTTATCAAGCGGGATGAGCTTGATATCAAAGACATCCCCATCGCGCGCATTACGGATCAGTTTATGGCCTACCTGAATGTGCTTGATGAGCTCGATCTCGAGGTGGCGAGCGAATTTATTCTGATGGCGGGCACGCTGATGTCCATCAAAGCCCGCATGCTGCTGCCCCGGCCGGAATTCGAAGAAGACGAGCTTACCGAAGAAGATCCCCGCTACGAGCTGATTCAAAGCCTGCTCGAGTACAAGCGGTACAAGGAAATGGGGGAGGAGTTCCGCACATTTGAAAGTGAGGCCTCACAGGAATACTTCCGCGGCAACCTTACCCCCGATCAGGTTTCCGCGCCCCAATCGGGCGAGGCCCTGCGCGATGTTACCATGATTGACCTCATGGCCGCCATTAAGGAAGTGTTTCTGCGCAAAAATATGGATGAACCCATTCACAGCGTCGAAACCCCCGAAACCAGCATAGAGGAAATGGGGGAGCGCATTCTGCTGCACCTTCACCGGCACGGGCGGACTTCCTTTATCACCCTGTGCGAGGACGCCCAGTCGCCCATGTTTGTGGTCGTCACCTTTCTGTCCGTGCTCGAAATGGTGAAAGAAGGCCTGCTTCATCTGTTCATTTCGGAAGAAAATCAGTTCGATTTCTACGTCGATGTCCCCCGTATCGACGCCGGCAACAACTATCAGCAAATGCTTGAGTTAACCTAA
- a CDS encoding zinc ribbon domain-containing protein — protein MSDKKQECPSCAMMVEAGAEVCPICGYDLPKTKKSVLIGVWLLILLMLIWVFF, from the coding sequence ATGTCAGACAAAAAGCAGGAATGTCCCTCTTGCGCGATGATGGTTGAGGCCGGCGCTGAGGTGTGCCCGATTTGCGGCTATGACCTGCCCAAGACGAAGAAAAGCGTCCTCATTGGCGTATGGCTCCTGATTCTGCTTATGCTGATTTGGGTGTTTTTTTAA